In one window of Halomarina pelagica DNA:
- the purE gene encoding 5-(carboxyamino)imidazole ribonucleotide mutase has protein sequence MTVPEVRSLIDDLEAEADRDRPTEETPEVGIVMGSDSDLDVMYGAYEALTELGFEEVTDYDDPPGARFTFETYVVSAHRTPDLMYAYATTARDRGLDVIVAGAGGKSADLPNMTASLAYPLPVVGVPVQEKSVDSVIGMPTGAPITAVDAGKSFNAALSAVQILARRHGELEERLVEYHEALQSSVGRVSRRLHESGTESFRGGDP, from the coding sequence TGATCGACGACCTGGAGGCCGAGGCCGACCGCGACCGGCCGACCGAGGAGACGCCGGAGGTGGGGATCGTCATGGGTTCGGACTCGGATCTCGACGTGATGTACGGTGCCTACGAGGCGCTGACGGAACTCGGCTTCGAGGAGGTGACCGACTACGACGATCCGCCGGGGGCGCGCTTCACGTTCGAGACGTACGTCGTCTCGGCCCACCGGACGCCCGACCTGATGTACGCCTACGCGACGACCGCCCGCGACCGCGGCCTGGACGTGATCGTCGCGGGCGCGGGGGGGAAGTCCGCCGACCTGCCGAACATGACCGCCTCGCTCGCGTACCCGCTGCCGGTCGTCGGCGTCCCCGTCCAGGAGAAGTCCGTCGACTCGGTCATCGGGATGCCGACCGGCGCGCCCATCACCGCCGTCGACGCGGGCAAATCGTTCAACGCGGCGCTGTCGGCCGTCCAGATCCTCGCCCGCCGGCACGGCGAACTGGAGGAGCGACTGGTCGAGTACCACGAGGCCCTCCAGTCCTCGGTCGGGCGCGTCTCCCGGCGGCTCCACGAGTCCGGAACCGAGTCGTTCAGGGGCGGAGACCCCTGA